AGAGCCTGAAATCGCCTGCCATTTCCGTCCACGGCGATGCCACGGGATGGAAGCGGCACGCGATTTCCCTTGTTTTGCTGGCAAAGTCATTTCAGGGCAGCATCCTTCTTGGCTGCGCCCTGAAACGCCAGACAACCCATTGTTCTTTCTGTAGAAACGCCCGCCACGGGCGCCATGCAGCCCTGCTGCGTCAGGTGTGAGATTTCCGCCACCTCGTGGCAGAGTCACACCTTGGGGTGAAAACACGGGATCAGCCAGCCGACCCAAGCGGTTAGCTGAAATCCCGAAAGGTCAGAACAGGTCGCGCAGTCAGGAGAGGCGGTGCTTTCCGCCTTGTCCTGAGCGCTTTCCGGGGACTGGGCGGATTTTGTCCTGACGGAAAGCGGGAGAGACCATCATGGCCCGACCGCAGCTTGCCGCCCCTTCGACCATCCGACCCGCGTCCCGCATAGGCGCTGACGCCCCCCTGGCAGACTTCATCGGATGGGATGACGAGGTGCCCGCCCTCGGCCTGCGCAATCGCCTCGGTGTTGAACGGCTTGCAATAAGGGCTCTGTCGCGGATTTGGTGCAGTTGAACCATCAGGGCGCTACATTTTGGCAATCTTTGACGGAGGTTGCCGATGGCGTCATGGTTTTCGCGACGAGATTTTCTGCCAGCAGGGCTTAAGGCCGATCAGGTTGAGCTTGATGGCAATACGATCCGTGTCCACGCTCACTCTTCCGATGCTGCGGCGGCCTGTCCGCGCTGTGGCACCATCTCACGCCATGTCCACAGCAGGTATCGGCGCCGGCCAGCCGATCTTCCCGCCCATGGGCGGGCCGTGGAACTGGTCCTGCTGGTCCGCCGCTTTCGCTGCCAGACCTTGCGTTGTTCTGCCAGGATCTTCGCCGAGCGATTTCCGTCGGATGTTACTCAGCCGCATATGCGGCGTACGTCACGCCTGCAGGGGCTGGTGCGTCATCTCGGTCTTGCTCTCGGCGGACGCCCCGCGCAGGCACTTGCCCGACGTCTTCTGCTGCCGGTGAGCAAAGACACCTTCCTTCGCAGCGTGCGGGACATGGCGGATGAAGATACTGCGATCCCGCGCGTGATTGGCATCGATGACTGGGCGTGGCGCAAGGGACAGCGCTACGGCACGCTGATCTGCGATCTTGAACGGCGGCAGGTGATCGATCTGCTGCCTGACCGTGAGCCCGCCACCGTGGAAGCCTGGCTCCGTGCGCGTCCCGGCATCCAGATTGTCGCCCGCGACCGCAACGGCGGCTACGGCGGTGCTGTTTCGCGTGCCCTGCCAGAAGCCATTCAGGTCGCCGATCGTTGGCATCTGCTCGAGAATGCAAGCGCCGCGTTCCTGGCCGCCGTGCAGCGGAGCATGCCCGCCATCCGCAAGGCGATCGGTGCGAAGACGCTCGATCCGAAGCTGCTGACGGCCGCGGAAAGGCTACAATACGAAGGCTATCACCGCCGCCAACAGACCAATCAGATAGTGCGGAAGATGGCCGATGAGGGCCTTGCCATCAAACGTATCGTCCGCTCGACCGGGCTCAGCCGCAAGCTCGTTCGCCAGATCCTGCGCGGGGAACGTGAAGATGTGTTCCGCATCCGCGAGAGCAGCCTGACCCCGTGGCTGCCGCGGCTGGAACAGGAGTGGAGCGGCGGCTGTCTGAATGGCGCAGAACTCTGGCGTCGCCTCCGCGCCGACGGTTTCCGTGGCAGTCTCCGGGTCGTCAGCGAGTGGGCAACACGCCAACGTCGCGCCGAGCAAGCGGTGCCAAATGGGACAGGCAAGTCACCGCCCGCCCGCAGGATTGCGGGGCTCCTGACCATGGGCCGAGATCACCTGTCCAGGGCCGATGCGGTTCAGGTCGCGCGGATCGAAGCGGCGTTGCCAGCCTTGGCGACCGCCCGCGCGCTCACCGACCGGTTCACGGACATGGTGCGCAACGCGCGGGGGGATGCTTTGGCCGCTTGGCTCGACGAGGCCGAAGCCAGCATGATCGCGCCCTTCGCCCGCGGCCTCCGGAGCGATTGCGCCGCCGTTGCAGCCGCGCTGCGGGAACCATGGTCAAACGGGCAGACCGAGGGCCAGATCAACCGGCTGAAGACGCTGAAACGCCAGATGTACGGGCGCGCCAACATCGATCTGCTCAGGGCGCGCCTCGTCGCAGCATCATGATCACGGAGGTGCATCAAATCTGAGTCAGAGCCCTTATTGCAAGCCGTTCAACAATTGGGCCATCGGGAAGCACCGCAAGGTCCATATCGCATTTCCGCCTGTCCGGTCGTTCGTGATTTGATTGCACGGTCCCAGCCAACCGAACTCCATCCGCCATCAACAAGACTGCAACCTCGGCGATCAGCGCATCTGTCCGGCCACGGCCCTGAAGTGTCACGTAAGCAAGTCTCATGGCTGCCTCCCGTCTGCCATGGAAAGTGATGCGCCGCCGACCTTTGAATCGGCGGCGCAGTCTTGTCTGCTTCCTTACAGGACCACCTCGTGGGACTTGAACGAGATGCCAGCCGTCTGCGCCGTTGCGTTCGATATCTTGCGGATATCGCCCCAGCAGTGCTTGTAATCCGGCAGCACCAGTTCGTTCACGCCGGGGTTCACCACGTTGCCTTGGCTGCCCGCAGGCGAGCCGAACACCATCGCTACGGTGTTCCGCTTCAGCGTCGGCATCGGATAGGCCATGCCCTGAGTTACGCCGTTGTCGTTGATGATCTCCAGCAGATCGCCCGGGTTCAGGCCCAGTTCCACCATGTCATCGGGGTGCATCTCGACGAAGGGGTGGGGATAACGGTCTTGCACGAAGTCGTTCTTCTGGTCGAGGAACTGGTTCTGCCAGAAGATGTTTGCCCGGACGTTGTTGATCCAGAACCGATGCGCCGCCTGTTCGCGCGCCTTGCCCGGTGCCTGCCAGCCACGCCAGCCTGCGGCACAGAACAGCGCCTTGCCGTCCTCGCGTCCGTGCCGGGTAAAGCGGCCGTCGGTATACAGACGTTCGGTCCCGACAAGCTGGCCGTTCTCGAAGCCCACGACCGGCTCCTGCACCCCATTGTTGCCCATGGCACGCAGGCGCTCGTAGGTCACTTCCGGGTTGCCCTTGTTGTAGCCGTCCATGAAGGCGTCTTCCTCGGTCGCCCAGTCATAGCCCTTGAACTGGTCGGCATAGGCATCCATCCCCATCTCGCGCAGGACACGCTCCATGTTCTGGGCGATTCCCGCTGCGATCAGCGCGTCGGGCTTGGAGTTGCCCCAGGGGTCCATGTATTTCTCGGACAGCCGCAGGCGCCGTTCGCCGTTCATCGAGGTGAGGTTCATCTCGTTCGATTCGCAGGCGGGCAGGATCACGTGGGCGTTCTGGCCGATTTGACTGTGGATGATGTCCACGTCCACCACGAACAACCCGCCCGCATTGATCGCCGAGACGATGGCATCGACCACCTGCTCGCGCGTGCCGCCGGCCGCTGCATCAATGGCGTCCTTCACCATGTCGGACCGCCGCTTGTGCACCCGCTTGAACTCCGAGGCGTTGAGCGTGGTCTTGTAGTGGTCGCAGGCCCAGATGTGGTGCACACCGCCCAGGCCGCGGATCAGGAACTGGTCGACGTATTCCGCCGGCCGGCCGACATGTGCGTCGCCGGGACGGTAATAGCCTTCCTGGTGCCCGCCCAGACGGCAGACGCCGCCGCCCTCGCGGCCGATGTTGCCGGTGGCCAGCGCGATGTTCACGATGGCACCGATCGTGCGGTAGTTGTCGTTGCCCCAGATGATACCCTTTTCATAGCAGGTCACACATTTGCGGCGGCTGCCATCGTCTTTCGGTTTGGCGATCCATTCGGCGGCCTTGGCGATGTCCGCTGCAGGCACGCCGCAGATCTCGGCCGCCTCGTCCAGCGACAGACGGCAGGCCGTCATCGCGTGCTCTAGACTGCCAAGGCTTGCTGGATGGGCTTCATCCTCGGCCACCGCGACGCCCTCGGGGAAGGTCGAGGCGGCGATGAACTCGGCATCGATCCAGCCCTTGTCCACGATCTCGGTCAGGATCGCGTTGCACAGCGCAAGGTCAGTGCCTTCCTTGATAGCAAGGTGCAGAACGTTTTCCGGTCCCGCATACTGCTCGGACGAGGCGATGGTGAGCGTGCGGCGCGGATCGACCACCACCATCTTTGCGCCGCCCTGCAGACCCGGAACCATGTGGTTCAGATAAAGGTTGGTCTGCGTTTCCATAGAGTTCGCGCCGAGCATGAAGATCGTGTCGGTCAGCGTGTAGTCCTTGTAGGCGTAGTTCAGCTCGTCCACGCCCATGTCGCGCGACGAATGGACCTCAGAGTTGTAGGCGGGTCGGTTGTGGATCCGGCAGTTCTTGATCTTCATGCTTTCGAAATAGAGCTTGCCGGTGCCCCAGGTATTCTCGTAGCCGCCGGCGCTGCCACCGTGGTCGAACATCGAGACCACCAGGTCATCCTCGGACCCTTCGGTCACGACACGCGCAGTCACGCGGGCCACGAGGTCGAGCGCGTCTTCCCAGGAGGTCGGCTGCCAGACACCATTGCGCCAGACCAGAGGATCGGACAGGCGCTGTGCCTGGGTGCCGGTCACGCGGCTGGGACGATTCTCGGCCATACGGGCACCGCGGATCGAACCAAGGCCAGAGTTCACGGAACAGTTCACGTCCGGCTTTACCACCAGTTGCACGTCGCGCCCGTTCTGGCGGACGACGTTGTACATCGAAGGCGCATACCACGCTTCGGTGTCCATGACCTGCTGTTCGCTCAGATCGACGCCGAACTTGTTCTGTTCGGGTGCGGTTCCGCCCTGACGGTTCATCGGCCAAGTGTAGGCCTTGTAGCCGCAGCCGACGATGCAGTAGTGGCAGGTGACGTTGAATTCCTGCGCATCGGCAGGGATGATCGGCAGGCGGCCGACTTGACGCTTGAAAGCCATGGTTCGTCCCCCCTTATGCCAGCACGTTGGAGAGACGGCCGTAGATCAGCTCGTCCACCCCATCAGCGAAGATGTCGCCATTGCTTTCGACCCGCAGCTTGAACTGCGGCAGGTTCTGCGTGGCATGCCCCCAGATCTGCTGACCGCCGGATTCGCAGTCGAACCGCGAATGGTGACCAGGGCAGTTCAACGTCTTGTCGCCAGCGTTGTAGGACAGCAGCCAGCCCTTGTGCGGGCAGAGCACCGAGTAGGCCACGATGTCACTGTCCGGCCCCACGCCGCCTTCGACGGCCTGACCAAGCTTGATCAGGATACCCGGGCTGTCGGCATCGGGATAGCCGATGTCCATCGGGTCATTGACAGCAAGATCGGCGATATTCGCCAGACGGTTTGCGGGATAGTCGACAAGCGCCAGCGCGGTCTGCGCCTGCGCCTGCCCGGTTCCCACAACGGTGGCCGCGGCAGCGCCCGCGGTGGCGACAAGGCCCCCACGCAGGAACTGGCGGCGACCGACATCGACCAACCGATTGCATTTCATGGTAGCTAATCCTCCCGTGGCTCCCTTTGGCCAAGGTTAGCAGGGGAAAGCTTCGGTCGGGTCGGCAGAACGCCTTCCCAATCGTTTCGCAACGTGCTTAAAAATATAGCAAATCTTTGGGTGTTCGGTTTTCCGAACATGCCGCTGATTTCAAGCTAGGCGTTTGTCCGATCAAAGACCAAGCTTCTGCATCTTCTCCCAGAGTGTCGTCCGGGAAACGCGAAGAAGCTTTGCAGCCTCTCCAACTTGGCCACCTGTTCGCTCCAGTGCAGCTGCGATCTGTGACCGCTCGGCGGCATCCCGAACTTCGGCAAGAGATCGCA
The window above is part of the Gemmobacter sp. genome. Proteins encoded here:
- a CDS encoding DUF2478 domain-containing protein — encoded protein: MRLAYVTLQGRGRTDALIAEVAVLLMADGVRLAGTVQSNHERPDRRKCDMDLAVLPDGPIVERLAIRALTQI
- a CDS encoding arsenate reductase (azurin) small subunit; translation: MVDVGRRQFLRGGLVATAGAAAATVVGTGQAQAQTALALVDYPANRLANIADLAVNDPMDIGYPDADSPGILIKLGQAVEGGVGPDSDIVAYSVLCPHKGWLLSYNAGDKTLNCPGHHSRFDCESGGQQIWGHATQNLPQFKLRVESNGDIFADGVDELIYGRLSNVLA
- a CDS encoding arsenate reductase (azurin) large subunit, whose protein sequence is MAFKRQVGRLPIIPADAQEFNVTCHYCIVGCGYKAYTWPMNRQGGTAPEQNKFGVDLSEQQVMDTEAWYAPSMYNVVRQNGRDVQLVVKPDVNCSVNSGLGSIRGARMAENRPSRVTGTQAQRLSDPLVWRNGVWQPTSWEDALDLVARVTARVVTEGSEDDLVVSMFDHGGSAGGYENTWGTGKLYFESMKIKNCRIHNRPAYNSEVHSSRDMGVDELNYAYKDYTLTDTIFMLGANSMETQTNLYLNHMVPGLQGGAKMVVVDPRRTLTIASSEQYAGPENVLHLAIKEGTDLALCNAILTEIVDKGWIDAEFIAASTFPEGVAVAEDEAHPASLGSLEHAMTACRLSLDEAAEICGVPAADIAKAAEWIAKPKDDGSRRKCVTCYEKGIIWGNDNYRTIGAIVNIALATGNIGREGGGVCRLGGHQEGYYRPGDAHVGRPAEYVDQFLIRGLGGVHHIWACDHYKTTLNASEFKRVHKRRSDMVKDAIDAAAGGTREQVVDAIVSAINAGGLFVVDVDIIHSQIGQNAHVILPACESNEMNLTSMNGERRLRLSEKYMDPWGNSKPDALIAAGIAQNMERVLREMGMDAYADQFKGYDWATEEDAFMDGYNKGNPEVTYERLRAMGNNGVQEPVVGFENGQLVGTERLYTDGRFTRHGREDGKALFCAAGWRGWQAPGKAREQAAHRFWINNVRANIFWQNQFLDQKNDFVQDRYPHPFVEMHPDDMVELGLNPGDLLEIINDNGVTQGMAYPMPTLKRNTVAMVFGSPAGSQGNVVNPGVNELVLPDYKHCWGDIRKISNATAQTAGISFKSHEVVL
- a CDS encoding ISL3 family transposase, which gives rise to MASWFSRRDFLPAGLKADQVELDGNTIRVHAHSSDAAAACPRCGTISRHVHSRYRRRPADLPAHGRAVELVLLVRRFRCQTLRCSARIFAERFPSDVTQPHMRRTSRLQGLVRHLGLALGGRPAQALARRLLLPVSKDTFLRSVRDMADEDTAIPRVIGIDDWAWRKGQRYGTLICDLERRQVIDLLPDREPATVEAWLRARPGIQIVARDRNGGYGGAVSRALPEAIQVADRWHLLENASAAFLAAVQRSMPAIRKAIGAKTLDPKLLTAAERLQYEGYHRRQQTNQIVRKMADEGLAIKRIVRSTGLSRKLVRQILRGEREDVFRIRESSLTPWLPRLEQEWSGGCLNGAELWRRLRADGFRGSLRVVSEWATRQRRAEQAVPNGTGKSPPARRIAGLLTMGRDHLSRADAVQVARIEAALPALATARALTDRFTDMVRNARGDALAAWLDEAEASMIAPFARGLRSDCAAVAAALREPWSNGQTEGQINRLKTLKRQMYGRANIDLLRARLVAAS